The Jannaschia sp. M317 DNA segment GTGGTTGGGTCGCTACCTGATCTAGGGACGCAGGCGCCCCGGCGCAAGTTGACGTTCGGTCCGACCTTGACGCCCGCACAGGGCAGGCAGAGGTCCGGTGACATGTATCCGTTCATCCGCCTTCTGCTAACGCTGCGCCGGGCCCGCGCCCTGGGCCGGGCCGATCTGACGGGTGAACATGTCAGCCATCACCTGTGTCTGCCCTGGGATCTGGACGGCTTTCTGGAGCTGAACAACGGGCGGACGCTGACGCTCTATGATCTGGGCCGTTTCGGTCTGGGCGAACGTGTCGGGCTGAGCGCGGTCTTGCGCGCGCGGCGCTGGGGGTTGGCGGTGGCCGGCTGTTCGGTGCGCTACCGCAAGCGGGTCACCCTGTTCCAGCGGATCGAGATGCGGACTCGCTGTGTCGGCTGGGATGATCGGTTCGTCTATATCGTCCAGTCGATGTGGGTGAACGGCACCTGCACATCGCAGGCGTTGATGCGCACCGCCGTCACCTCGCGCCAGGGCACCGTCCCGCCCTTGGATGTCATGGCCGCGCTAGGCTGGACCGGCGACGTGCCGGAGCCACCCGCCTGGGTGCGCGCCTGGATCGCCGCCGAGGCGGAGCGTCCCTGGCCGCCGATTTCCGAGGTGCCCGAAGGCCACGTCGTTCCCGCCGCCTGACGTAAGCGTCATATCTCCGTTGCGTCGCGGCGCTTCTCTGCCCATGGTTTGCCGGGAACGAGGGGAAGCACATGACCGATACAGCATTGAAGCGCCGGGTGCGCGGCTGGATGATGTTCGACTTTGCGTCGCAGCCCTACAACACGCTTTTGCTGACCTTCATCTTTGGCCCCTATTTCGCGACCGTCGTGGGCGACCCGGTCGCCGCACAGTCGATGTGGGGCTTTGCCATCGGTCTGGCCGGTCTGGTCATCGCGCTGTCGGCCCCGGTCCTGGGGGCGATGGCCGACGCGTCGGGGCGGCACCTGCCCTGGATCTGGATCTTTTCGGCGTTGTACGTCGCGGGGGCCGCCGCGCTTTGGTTCGCGGTGCCGGGGGCGGATACCGTCGTGCCGATCCTGTTTGTGTTCTGTGTGGGCCTGATCGGGATGGAGTTTGCCACCATCTTCACCAACGCCATGCTGCCGGGCCTGGGCCCGCGTGATGAAATCGGACGCATCTCCGGCTCTGGCTGGGCGCTGGGCTATGTGGGGGGCGTCATCGCGCTGGTCATCATGCTGCTGTTCTTTGCCGAGAACGCAGCCGGCGTGACCCTGCTGGGCACGGCTCCCTTGCTGGGTCTGGACCCGGAAACCCGCGAGGGTACGCGTTTCGTGGGCCCCTTCACGGCGCTCTGGTATGTCGTGTTCATGGTGCCGTTCTTCTTGTGGGTCCGCCCGTCGCCCAGGCCGGGCGCGGTCCGGTTGCCGGTGGGACGGGCCCTGGCCACCTTGGGCGACACGCTGAAACGTCTGCCGCGGACGCCGGGGTTCGCGTCGTTCCTGGGGGCCTCGATGCTGTACCGGGACGGGTTGAACGGGCTGTACACGTTCGGCGGCATCTATGCGGTCGGTGTGCTGGGCTGGTCGGTCGTGGACGTGGGGGTCTTTGGCATCCTGGCTGCGGTGACCGGGGCGATCTTTGCCTGGCTGGGCGGACGTATCGACCGGGCACGGGGCCCGAAGCCGGTGATCGTCGGCTGCGTCGTCGTGTTGTTGATCGACACGCTGCTGCTGGTCACGATTTCTCCCACGCGTGCGCTGGGCTTGCCGGTGGCCGAAGGATCCGCCTTGCCGACCATCGCCTTTTACGTGCTGGGTGCAGTGATCGGGGCCGCGGGCGGCGCGTTGCAGGCGTCCAGCCGCACCATGTTGACCCGCCAGGCCCATCCCGATCGCATGACCGAGGGCTTTGGCCTCTATGCGCTGGCGGGCAAGGCGACGGCCTTTCTGGCCCCCTTCCTGATCGGGGTGGTCACGCTGGCAAGCGGATCTCAGCAGATGGGCATCCTGCCGGTCGCGGCCCTATTCATCTTTGGCCTGATCCTGCTAGTCTGGGTGAAACCAGAAGGGGAACCCGACGCATGGTCCGACACCTCCTCGCCTGCCTGATTGCGGCCCTGCTTTGGGCCGCCCCGGCGCAGGCGCAGCTTGCCAAGCAACAGTTCGGCGCAGCCCGCCAGCCGTCCGCCCAACCGGCGGAGCCTTTCGGTTCCTATG contains these protein-coding regions:
- a CDS encoding acyl-CoA thioesterase, which codes for MYPFIRLLLTLRRARALGRADLTGEHVSHHLCLPWDLDGFLELNNGRTLTLYDLGRFGLGERVGLSAVLRARRWGLAVAGCSVRYRKRVTLFQRIEMRTRCVGWDDRFVYIVQSMWVNGTCTSQALMRTAVTSRQGTVPPLDVMAALGWTGDVPEPPAWVRAWIAAEAERPWPPISEVPEGHVVPAA
- a CDS encoding MFS transporter — translated: MTDTALKRRVRGWMMFDFASQPYNTLLLTFIFGPYFATVVGDPVAAQSMWGFAIGLAGLVIALSAPVLGAMADASGRHLPWIWIFSALYVAGAAALWFAVPGADTVVPILFVFCVGLIGMEFATIFTNAMLPGLGPRDEIGRISGSGWALGYVGGVIALVIMLLFFAENAAGVTLLGTAPLLGLDPETREGTRFVGPFTALWYVVFMVPFFLWVRPSPRPGAVRLPVGRALATLGDTLKRLPRTPGFASFLGASMLYRDGLNGLYTFGGIYAVGVLGWSVVDVGVFGILAAVTGAIFAWLGGRIDRARGPKPVIVGCVVVLLIDTLLLVTISPTRALGLPVAEGSALPTIAFYVLGAVIGAAGGALQASSRTMLTRQAHPDRMTEGFGLYALAGKATAFLAPFLIGVVTLASGSQQMGILPVAALFIFGLILLVWVKPEGEPDAWSDTSSPA